One stretch of Amycolatopsis tolypomycina DNA includes these proteins:
- a CDS encoding gluconeogenesis factor YvcK family protein, with amino-acid sequence MRAVALGGGHGLHATLSAVRRVTPDVTAVVTVADDGGSSGRLRRELGLLPPGDLRQAFAAFAAEDGGTLWAEVFQHRFGGDGALAGHAVGNLLLAGLFEVLGDPVAALDEACRLMGVSGRVLPMSAEPLEIVGQVSGLDSEDPAAVRTIRGQVAVASTPGQVQRVSLHTPGRSGRPPQACAEAVDVVLAADVVFLGPGSWFTSVLPHLLVPGLHDALVRTAATKVLVLNLVPQPGETGGFSPERHLDVLFEHAPDLRVDAVIADRDSVPDPANLRRAAERLGGRAHLGAVADPEVAGRHDPDALALCMREALGLGGEHGGGAKGREGQ; translated from the coding sequence GTGCGCGCGGTCGCCCTCGGGGGCGGCCACGGGCTGCACGCCACGTTGTCCGCGGTGCGGCGGGTGACCCCCGACGTCACCGCGGTCGTGACCGTGGCCGACGACGGCGGATCGTCCGGCCGGCTGCGGCGCGAACTCGGCCTGCTGCCGCCGGGCGACCTGCGGCAGGCGTTCGCCGCCTTCGCCGCGGAGGACGGCGGCACGCTGTGGGCCGAGGTCTTCCAGCACCGCTTCGGCGGCGACGGCGCACTGGCCGGGCACGCGGTCGGAAACCTGCTGCTGGCCGGGCTGTTCGAGGTGCTCGGCGACCCGGTCGCCGCGCTCGACGAGGCCTGCCGGCTGATGGGCGTCTCCGGCCGCGTGCTGCCGATGTCGGCGGAGCCGCTGGAGATCGTGGGGCAGGTCAGCGGCCTCGACAGCGAGGACCCGGCGGCGGTGCGCACGATCCGCGGCCAGGTCGCGGTGGCGTCGACGCCGGGCCAGGTGCAGCGCGTCAGCCTGCACACGCCGGGCCGGTCGGGGCGCCCGCCGCAGGCCTGCGCGGAAGCCGTCGACGTCGTGCTGGCCGCCGACGTCGTGTTCCTCGGGCCGGGCTCGTGGTTCACCAGTGTCCTGCCGCACCTGCTCGTGCCGGGGCTGCACGACGCGCTCGTGCGGACGGCCGCGACGAAGGTGCTGGTGCTCAACCTTGTCCCCCAGCCGGGGGAAACCGGGGGATTCTCCCCGGAGCGCCATCTCGACGTACTCTTCGAGCACGCGCCCGATCTGCGGGTCGACGCGGTGATCGCGGACCGCGATTCCGTGCCCGACCCGGCGAATCTCCGCCGCGCGGCCGAACGGCTGGGCGGCCGGGCGCACCTGGGGGCGGTGGCCGACCCCGAAGTGGCGGGACGGCATGATCCTGATGCGCTCGCGTTGTGCATGCGGGAGGCTCTCGGTCTCGGCGGGGAGCACGGGGGAGGAGCGAAAGGCAGGGAGGGGCAGTAA
- the ribH gene encoding 6,7-dimethyl-8-ribityllumazine synthase → MSGEGRPEVKLDLSDCKSLKLGIVATRWNADITDVLLERALVAAKEAELEEEPTVVHVAGAVELPVVAQALARNHDAVVALGVVIRGGTPHFEYVCDAVTAGLTRVALDESTPVGNGVLTCDTHEQAVDRSGRPGSKEDKGYEATVAALDSAHVLRSLRQPWTERGFQ, encoded by the coding sequence GTGAGCGGCGAAGGCCGACCTGAGGTCAAGCTGGACCTCTCCGACTGCAAGTCGCTGAAGCTCGGCATCGTCGCCACCCGCTGGAACGCGGACATCACCGACGTCCTGCTGGAGCGGGCCCTGGTCGCGGCAAAGGAGGCCGAACTCGAGGAGGAGCCGACGGTCGTCCACGTGGCCGGCGCGGTGGAACTCCCGGTGGTGGCGCAGGCGCTGGCCCGCAACCACGACGCGGTGGTCGCGCTGGGCGTGGTCATCCGCGGCGGCACCCCGCACTTCGAGTACGTGTGCGACGCGGTGACGGCGGGCCTGACCCGGGTGGCGCTCGACGAGAGCACCCCGGTCGGCAACGGCGTCCTGACGTGCGACACGCACGAGCAGGCCGTCGACCGCTCGGGCCGTCCGGGCTCGAAGGAGGACAAGGGCTACGAGGCGACGGTGGCGGCCCTGGACTCCGCGCACGTGCTGCGGAGCCTGCGCCAGCCGTGGACCGAGCGGGGTTTCCAGTGA
- a CDS encoding glucosyl-3-phosphoglycerate synthase, which translates to MLQVSPEIGTWLTRRSSKAGDWTVQELVAAKRATTVSVVIPARNEEATVGAIVAAIRDELYGLLVDEILVVDSHSTDATAEVAAAAGATVVAQDAVFPGLDGLAGKGEALWKGVAATSGDLVVFVDGDLYDFTTDYVTGLLGPLLTDPTVAYVKGFYHRPLGTEADGGGRVTELVARPLLNMFWPELAGFVQPLAGEYAGRREVLESIPFVANYGVEVGHLIDLLELRGLDALAQVDLGHRAHRHQSTQALGRMSGQIMQTLFDRLERHGRLVTAAPPATLLAQFRRGTSPGVEREIVLTDLTSPQRPPLNSLALRDIA; encoded by the coding sequence ATGCTGCAGGTTTCGCCGGAAATCGGCACCTGGCTCACCCGGCGCAGCAGCAAGGCCGGGGACTGGACCGTCCAAGAGCTCGTCGCGGCCAAGCGCGCCACCACGGTGTCCGTGGTCATCCCGGCCCGGAACGAGGAAGCGACCGTCGGCGCGATCGTCGCGGCGATCCGCGACGAGCTGTACGGCCTGCTCGTCGACGAGATCCTCGTCGTCGACAGCCACTCCACCGACGCCACGGCCGAGGTCGCCGCCGCCGCGGGGGCCACCGTCGTCGCGCAGGACGCCGTCTTCCCCGGCCTCGACGGGCTGGCCGGCAAGGGCGAGGCGCTGTGGAAGGGCGTCGCGGCGACGAGCGGCGACCTCGTCGTCTTCGTCGACGGCGACCTCTACGACTTCACCACGGACTACGTCACCGGGCTGCTCGGCCCGCTGCTCACCGACCCGACGGTCGCCTACGTCAAGGGCTTCTACCACCGCCCGCTCGGCACCGAGGCGGACGGCGGCGGCCGGGTCACCGAGCTCGTCGCCCGGCCGCTGCTCAACATGTTCTGGCCGGAGCTGGCCGGGTTCGTCCAGCCGCTGGCGGGGGAGTACGCGGGCCGCCGCGAAGTGCTGGAGAGCATCCCGTTCGTCGCGAACTACGGCGTCGAGGTCGGGCACCTGATCGACCTGCTGGAGCTGCGCGGCCTCGACGCCCTCGCCCAGGTCGACCTCGGCCACCGCGCGCACCGCCACCAGAGCACCCAGGCGCTGGGCCGGATGTCCGGCCAGATCATGCAGACACTGTTCGACCGCCTGGAACGCCACGGCCGGCTGGTCACGGCGGCCCCACCGGCGACGCTGCTGGCCCAGTTCCGGCGCGGGACGTCACCCGGGGTCGAGCGCGAGATCGTGCTGACCGATCTCACCTCACCGCAGCGCCCGCCCCTGAACAGCCTCGCCCTGCGGGACATCGCGTAG
- the whiA gene encoding DNA-binding protein WhiA, whose amino-acid sequence MAMTAAVKDELSRLEITKIGPRRAEVASLLRFAGGLHIVAGRVVVEAELDTGSVARRLRKEIHELYGHHSDVHVITASGGLRKGTRYVVRVVKDGEGLARQTGLIDQRGRPVRGLPAAVVSGGVADAEAAWRGAFLAHGSLTEPGRSSSLEVTCPGPEAALALVGAARRMGIQAKSREVRGADRVVVRDGDAIGALLTRLGAHASVLQWEERRMRREVRATANRLANFDDANLRRSARAAVAAAARVERALEILGDTAPDHLLAAGRLRLSNRQASLEELGQLSDPQMTKDAVAGRIRRLLAMADKRAKDLNIPDTESAVTPEMLEEEDA is encoded by the coding sequence ATGGCGATGACCGCCGCGGTGAAGGACGAGCTGAGCCGGCTGGAGATCACGAAGATCGGGCCGCGCCGGGCGGAGGTCGCGTCGCTGCTTCGCTTCGCCGGCGGGCTGCACATCGTGGCCGGCCGGGTGGTGGTCGAGGCGGAACTGGACACGGGCTCGGTCGCGCGAAGGCTGCGCAAGGAGATCCACGAGCTGTACGGCCACCATTCGGACGTCCACGTGATCACCGCCAGCGGCGGCCTGCGCAAGGGCACCCGCTACGTCGTGCGCGTGGTGAAGGACGGTGAGGGCCTGGCCCGCCAGACCGGGCTGATCGACCAGCGCGGCCGCCCGGTGCGCGGGCTGCCCGCGGCCGTGGTGTCCGGGGGCGTGGCCGACGCGGAAGCGGCGTGGCGGGGCGCGTTCCTGGCGCACGGGTCGCTGACCGAGCCGGGCCGCTCGTCGTCGCTGGAGGTGACGTGCCCGGGCCCCGAAGCGGCGCTGGCCCTGGTGGGCGCGGCGCGCCGGATGGGCATCCAGGCGAAGTCGCGCGAAGTCCGTGGCGCCGACCGGGTAGTGGTCCGCGACGGCGACGCGATCGGCGCGCTGCTGACCCGCCTGGGCGCGCACGCGAGCGTCCTGCAGTGGGAAGAACGCCGCATGCGCCGCGAGGTCCGCGCAACGGCGAACCGCCTGGCCAACTTCGACGACGCCAACCTGCGGCGGTCGGCCCGCGCAGCCGTGGCGGCGGCGGCCAGGGTGGAGCGGGCGCTGGAGATCCTCGGCGACACGGCCCCGGACCACCTCCTGGCAGCGGGCCGCCTGCGGCTGTCCAACCGGCAGGCGTCCCTGGAGGAACTGGGCCAGCTGTCGGACCCGCAGATGACGAAGGACGCGGTGGCTGGCCGCATCCGCCGGTTGCTGGCGATGGCGGACAAGCGGGCCAAGGACCTGAACATCCCGGACACCGAGTCCGCGGTCACGCCGGAGATGCTGGAAGAGGAAGACGCCTAG
- a CDS encoding TetR/AcrR family transcriptional regulator: protein MTESRPVGTKGMPREEREAQLVVAGTEEFGRAGYAGASMVEIARRVGVTKPLLYQYFGSKDGLYLACLHRAGGRLTDGVAATMAAGGAPDQMPLKVLSAIFTTFDHDRYAWRLLRDPTVPSTGDIAAAAADYRRRLDAFAVLGATQLLTSRGLADPADIEAVAQVWTGVVDSLISWWIDRPDEDADAMTARCARIMGGLFGW from the coding sequence GTGACGGAGTCAAGGCCGGTGGGGACCAAGGGGATGCCCCGCGAAGAGCGCGAGGCCCAGCTCGTCGTGGCCGGCACCGAGGAGTTCGGCCGCGCGGGCTACGCGGGCGCGTCGATGGTCGAGATCGCGCGCCGGGTCGGGGTCACCAAGCCGTTGCTGTACCAGTACTTCGGCTCGAAGGACGGGCTGTACCTGGCCTGCCTGCACCGCGCGGGCGGCCGCCTCACCGACGGCGTCGCGGCGACGATGGCGGCCGGCGGCGCGCCCGACCAGATGCCGCTGAAGGTGCTGTCGGCGATCTTCACGACGTTCGACCACGACCGCTACGCGTGGCGCCTGCTGCGCGACCCGACGGTGCCGTCGACGGGCGACATCGCCGCGGCGGCCGCGGACTACCGCCGCCGTCTCGACGCGTTCGCGGTGCTCGGCGCCACGCAGCTGCTGACCTCCCGCGGCCTGGCCGACCCGGCGGACATCGAGGCGGTCGCGCAGGTGTGGACGGGCGTGGTCGACTCGCTGATCAGCTGGTGGATCGACCGCCCGGACGAAGACGCCGACGCGATGACGGCCCGCTGCGCCCGGATCATGGGCGGCTTGTTCGGCTGGTGA
- a CDS encoding S1 family peptidase — protein MSSLRLLGAASAAAVALTLAGGAIASAGVQPNIVGGTTAPTVSWGAQVYVNTPGRDYQGFNCSGTVIASRWVLTAVHCLDQDGSGMYVRVGSNTLLSGTKIAVDGEYESPNGDIALLHLASATSASPISLGSSDPATGSTNQIYGWGRATPTGPPATSLKTANVQVTGRSTDAYGGRAIQSVGINGSAWKGDSGGPQVANGVQVGVASTVQNQSGSNTRGTNNYASVAASRTWIRTTSGV, from the coding sequence GTGAGCTCTCTCCGTCTCCTCGGCGCCGCCTCGGCGGCCGCCGTCGCGCTGACCCTCGCCGGTGGCGCGATCGCCTCCGCGGGCGTCCAGCCGAACATCGTCGGCGGCACCACCGCCCCGACGGTCTCCTGGGGCGCCCAGGTGTACGTCAACACGCCCGGCCGCGACTACCAGGGCTTCAACTGCTCCGGCACGGTCATCGCGTCGCGCTGGGTGCTGACGGCGGTGCACTGCCTGGACCAGGACGGCTCGGGCATGTACGTCCGGGTCGGCAGCAACACGCTGCTCTCGGGCACGAAGATCGCCGTCGACGGCGAGTACGAGTCCCCCAACGGCGACATCGCGCTGCTGCACCTGGCCTCGGCGACCAGCGCCTCCCCGATCTCGCTGGGCAGCTCGGACCCGGCGACGGGCAGCACCAACCAGATCTACGGCTGGGGCCGCGCGACCCCGACCGGCCCGCCGGCGACGTCCCTGAAGACGGCGAACGTCCAGGTGACGGGCCGCTCCACGGACGCCTACGGCGGCCGCGCGATCCAGAGCGTCGGCATCAACGGCTCGGCGTGGAAGGGCGACTCGGGCGGGCCCCAGGTGGCCAACGGTGTCCAGGTCGGCGTCGCGTCGACGGTCCAGAACCAGAGCGGGTCGAACACGCGCGGCACCAACAACTACGCGAGCGTGGCGGCGAGCCGGACCTGGATCCGGACGACCTCGGGCGTCTGA
- the rapZ gene encoding RNase adapter RapZ: MEVAVVSGLSGAGRSTAAKCLEDLGWFVVDNLPPELIATMVELGAQARGAITKVAVVMDVRSRAFTDDLASVIKDLDARGYKPRVLFLEATDAVLVRRFEAVRRGHPMQGDGRLADGITAERTLLEPLREEADLVLDTSSLSVHDLRAKIEDAFGSEASTQTRVTVLSFGYKYGLPMDADLVMDVRFLPNPFWIPELREHTGLDGEVRNYVLSQEGAEEFLDRYHQLLRLIGAGYKREGKRYLTLAVGCTGGKHRSVALSVELAQRLSKEDGMAVKVVHRDLGRE; this comes from the coding sequence ATGGAGGTCGCGGTCGTGTCCGGGTTGTCCGGGGCGGGCCGCAGCACGGCGGCCAAGTGCCTGGAGGACCTGGGCTGGTTCGTCGTCGACAACCTGCCCCCGGAGCTGATCGCGACGATGGTCGAGCTGGGCGCGCAGGCGCGCGGCGCGATCACGAAGGTGGCGGTGGTGATGGACGTGCGCTCGCGCGCGTTCACCGACGACCTGGCCTCGGTGATCAAGGACCTCGACGCCCGGGGCTACAAGCCGCGGGTGCTGTTCCTGGAGGCGACTGACGCGGTGCTGGTGCGGCGCTTCGAGGCCGTCCGCCGCGGGCACCCGATGCAGGGCGACGGCCGGCTCGCCGACGGCATCACCGCGGAGCGGACGCTGCTGGAGCCGCTGCGCGAAGAGGCCGACCTGGTGCTCGACACGTCGTCGCTGTCGGTGCACGACCTGCGCGCCAAGATCGAGGACGCGTTCGGCTCCGAGGCGAGCACCCAGACCCGGGTCACCGTGCTGTCCTTCGGCTACAAGTACGGCCTGCCGATGGACGCCGACCTGGTGATGGACGTCCGGTTCCTGCCCAACCCGTTCTGGATCCCGGAGCTGCGCGAGCACACCGGTCTCGACGGTGAAGTGCGCAACTACGTCCTCTCCCAGGAGGGGGCCGAGGAGTTCCTCGACCGCTACCACCAACTGCTGCGGCTGATCGGCGCCGGCTACAAGCGCGAGGGCAAGCGGTACCTGACGCTCGCCGTCGGCTGCACCGGCGGCAAGCACCGCAGCGTGGCGCTGTCGGTGGAGCTCGCCCAGCGTCTGTCCAAAGAAGACGGTATGGCCGTGAAGGTGGTGCACCGCGACCTTGGTCGTGAATAA
- a CDS encoding exodeoxyribonuclease III: protein MRIATWNVNSIIPRLPRVLGFLEETAPDVLCLQELKNTTEAFPAAEIEALGYEVAAYGLGRWNGVGIVSRVGLSDVVRGLPGEPSFEGAAEARAVGATCGGVRLWSVYVPNGREPDNPHYAYKLEWLSSLHSLVASELSSGPFAVLGDFNVAPTDEDVWDIALFAESTHVTPPERDALARLRKLGLSDVFPRPLKYDHPFTYWDYRAGNFPNNKGMRIDLVYGNEAFTSAVTDSYVDRNARKGKGPSDHAPIVVDVDL, encoded by the coding sequence ATGCGGATCGCCACCTGGAACGTGAACTCCATCATCCCCCGCCTCCCGCGTGTGCTGGGTTTCCTGGAGGAGACGGCGCCGGACGTGCTGTGCCTGCAGGAGCTGAAGAACACCACGGAGGCGTTCCCGGCGGCCGAGATCGAAGCGCTGGGCTACGAGGTGGCGGCGTACGGGCTGGGGCGCTGGAACGGTGTCGGCATCGTGTCGCGGGTGGGCCTGTCGGACGTCGTGCGCGGGCTGCCGGGCGAGCCGTCGTTCGAAGGTGCCGCGGAAGCGCGCGCGGTGGGCGCCACCTGCGGAGGCGTGCGGCTGTGGTCGGTGTACGTGCCCAACGGGCGCGAGCCGGACAACCCGCACTACGCGTACAAGCTGGAGTGGCTGTCGTCGCTGCACTCGCTGGTGGCTTCGGAGCTGTCGTCCGGGCCGTTCGCGGTGCTCGGCGACTTCAACGTGGCGCCGACCGACGAGGACGTCTGGGACATCGCGCTGTTCGCGGAGTCGACGCACGTGACTCCCCCGGAACGCGATGCACTGGCACGCCTGCGGAAGCTGGGCCTGTCGGACGTCTTCCCGCGGCCGTTGAAGTACGACCACCCGTTCACGTACTGGGACTACCGGGCGGGGAACTTCCCGAACAACAAGGGCATGCGGATCGACCTGGTGTACGGGAACGAGGCGTTCACCTCCGCCGTCACGGATTCCTATGTGGACCGGAATGCGCGCAAGGGCAAGGGGCCGTCGGACCACGCGCCGATCGTGGTGGACGTCGACCTCTGA
- a CDS encoding PH domain-containing protein, which produces MSVATSLVIRPRRAMIMCSVLAVALLAVFVVVAVLLRTGDTGVRFQRSDQAAMVGIGILLACGVMLFAIARVRADAEGIEVRNVVITRRFAWSEVLSVSFPDGASWARLELPDDEYHAVMAVQAVDRDRAVEAVRALRKLHRAATGG; this is translated from the coding sequence GTGAGCGTGGCGACGTCGCTGGTGATCCGCCCCCGCCGGGCGATGATCATGTGCAGCGTGCTGGCGGTGGCGCTGCTGGCGGTGTTCGTCGTGGTGGCGGTCCTGCTGCGCACCGGCGACACTGGCGTGCGTTTCCAGCGCTCCGACCAGGCGGCGATGGTGGGCATCGGGATCCTGCTGGCGTGCGGGGTGATGCTGTTCGCGATCGCCAGGGTGCGGGCGGACGCGGAGGGCATCGAGGTCCGGAACGTGGTGATCACGCGCCGGTTCGCGTGGAGCGAGGTGCTGTCGGTGAGCTTCCCCGACGGCGCTTCGTGGGCGCGCCTGGAGCTGCCGGACGACGAGTACCACGCGGTGATGGCGGTGCAGGCGGTGGACCGGGACCGGGCGGTGGAGGCGGTGCGGGCGTTGCGCAAGCTGCACCGCGCAGCCACCGGCGGCTAG
- a CDS encoding sterol desaturase family protein yields MAEFLAHLRDPVLFAIPVFLLFVTIEVVAVHVLGHDDNVVGYSVADTRTSMLMGTVAVGVNALFRLVMLVVFAALFELAPVKLDPRDWWTWAIMLLGQELVFYAYHRASHRVRLLWAGHQVHHSSEHYNFSTALRQKWTPYFQLPFWSVLALCGIPPWMILTGLSIDLVYQFFVHTEKVGKLPRWFEYVFNTPSHHRVHHGSDEAYLDSNYGGILIIWDRLFGSFVPEGKRPTYGLTKNIGTYNLLRVGFHEYGSILRDLRTARTWRERAGYVFGPPGWQPALRDVPQGEAVQGRALR; encoded by the coding sequence GTGGCCGAGTTCCTGGCGCACCTGCGCGACCCCGTGCTGTTCGCGATTCCGGTGTTCCTGCTGTTCGTGACGATCGAAGTCGTCGCGGTGCACGTCCTCGGGCACGACGACAACGTCGTCGGCTACAGCGTCGCCGACACGCGCACGAGCATGCTGATGGGCACCGTCGCGGTCGGCGTCAACGCGCTGTTCCGGCTGGTGATGCTGGTCGTGTTCGCGGCGCTGTTCGAGCTGGCGCCGGTCAAGCTCGACCCGCGCGACTGGTGGACGTGGGCGATCATGCTCCTCGGCCAGGAACTCGTGTTCTACGCCTACCACCGGGCCAGCCACCGCGTGCGGCTGCTGTGGGCGGGCCACCAGGTCCACCACTCCAGCGAGCACTACAACTTCTCGACGGCGCTGCGCCAGAAGTGGACCCCGTACTTCCAGCTGCCGTTCTGGTCGGTGCTGGCGCTCTGCGGCATCCCGCCGTGGATGATCCTGACCGGGCTGTCGATCGACCTCGTCTACCAGTTCTTCGTGCACACCGAGAAGGTCGGCAAGCTCCCGCGCTGGTTCGAGTACGTCTTCAACACCCCGTCCCACCACCGCGTCCACCACGGCAGCGACGAGGCCTACCTCGATTCGAACTACGGCGGCATTCTCATCATCTGGGATCGCCTGTTCGGCAGCTTCGTCCCCGAAGGCAAGCGGCCGACGTACGGGCTGACGAAGAACATCGGCACGTACAACCTGCTACGCGTGGGTTTCCACGAGTACGGCTCGATCCTGCGCGACCTGCGCACGGCCCGGACGTGGCGCGAGCGCGCCGGGTACGTGTTCGGGCCGCCCGGCTGGCAGCCCGCCCTACGCGATGTCCCGCAGGGCGAGGCTGTTCAGGGGCGGGCGCTGCGGTGA
- the uvrC gene encoding excinuclease ABC subunit UvrC — protein MADPTTYRPSPGSIPDAPGVYKFRDATKRVIYVGKAKSLRSRLNSYFADLSGLHPRTRQMVTTAASVEWTVVTTEVEALQLEYNWIKEFDPRFNVRYRDDKSYPVLAVTLNEEFPRLHVYRGARKKGVRYFGPYAHAWAIRETLDLLLRVFPARTCSAGVFRRHGQIGRPCLLGYIDKCSAPCVGRVSADEHRDIVEDFCDFLAGKTDVMIKRLEAEMAAASEELEFERAARLRDDLGALRRAMEKQAVVLGDGTDADVVAFAHDELEAAVQVFHVRGGRVRGQRGWVIDKAEEMDVPALVDHFLTQFYGDEAELDARDDVDSGPVVPREVLVPELPADAEAVAEWLTGLRGSRVQLRVPQRGDKKALAETVQRNAGEAFTQHKLRRAGDLTARSAALTELQEFLALDTAPLRIECVDISHIQGSDVVASLVVFEDGLARKSEYRRFALREAATEGDVASIAEVVRRRFYRYLKETAEDTDKPGLDPETGRPKKFAYPPNLLVVDGAGPQATAAADVLAELGITDIAVVGLAKRLEEVWLPADPDPVILPRTSEALYLLQRLRDEAHRFAIAYHREKRSKRLVTSELDSVPGLGQARRTALIKHFGSVKKLKQARIEEIEAVPGFGRRTAEAVVAALAGESGASNGTEAGE, from the coding sequence GTGGCTGACCCGACCACCTACCGTCCCTCGCCGGGGAGCATCCCGGATGCCCCTGGCGTGTACAAGTTCCGCGACGCGACCAAGCGGGTCATCTACGTCGGCAAGGCGAAAAGCCTCCGCAGCAGGCTGAACTCCTACTTCGCCGACCTCTCCGGCCTGCACCCGCGCACCCGCCAGATGGTCACCACGGCCGCGAGCGTCGAATGGACCGTCGTCACCACCGAGGTCGAAGCGCTCCAGCTCGAGTACAACTGGATCAAGGAGTTCGACCCCCGGTTCAACGTCCGCTACCGCGACGACAAGAGCTACCCGGTGCTCGCGGTGACGCTGAACGAGGAGTTCCCCCGCCTGCACGTCTACCGCGGCGCCCGCAAGAAGGGCGTCCGGTACTTCGGCCCGTACGCGCACGCGTGGGCCATCCGCGAGACCCTCGACCTGCTGCTGCGCGTCTTCCCCGCGCGCACCTGCTCGGCGGGGGTGTTCCGGCGCCACGGCCAGATCGGCAGGCCCTGCCTGCTCGGCTACATCGACAAGTGCTCGGCGCCGTGCGTGGGCCGCGTCTCGGCCGACGAACACCGCGACATCGTCGAGGACTTCTGCGACTTCCTGGCCGGCAAGACCGACGTCATGATCAAGCGCCTCGAAGCCGAGATGGCGGCCGCGTCCGAGGAACTGGAGTTCGAGCGCGCGGCCCGGCTGCGCGACGACCTCGGCGCCCTGCGCCGCGCCATGGAGAAGCAGGCCGTCGTGCTCGGCGACGGCACGGACGCCGACGTCGTCGCCTTCGCCCACGACGAGCTCGAAGCCGCCGTCCAGGTCTTCCACGTGCGCGGCGGCCGGGTCCGCGGCCAGCGCGGCTGGGTCATCGACAAGGCCGAGGAGATGGACGTGCCGGCCCTGGTCGACCACTTCCTCACCCAGTTCTACGGCGACGAGGCCGAGCTCGACGCCCGCGACGACGTCGACTCCGGCCCGGTCGTCCCACGCGAGGTCCTGGTCCCGGAGCTGCCCGCGGACGCCGAAGCGGTCGCGGAGTGGCTCACCGGGCTGCGCGGCTCGCGGGTCCAGCTGCGGGTGCCGCAGCGCGGCGACAAGAAGGCACTGGCCGAGACCGTGCAGCGCAACGCGGGCGAGGCCTTCACCCAGCACAAGCTGCGCCGCGCCGGCGACCTCACGGCCCGCTCGGCGGCGCTCACCGAGCTGCAGGAGTTCCTCGCCCTCGACACCGCGCCGCTGCGCATCGAGTGCGTCGACATCAGCCACATCCAGGGCAGCGACGTCGTCGCGTCGCTCGTCGTGTTCGAAGACGGCCTCGCGCGCAAGTCCGAGTACCGGCGCTTCGCGCTCCGCGAGGCCGCCACCGAGGGTGACGTCGCTTCGATCGCCGAGGTCGTGCGAAGGCGCTTCTACCGCTACCTCAAGGAAACCGCGGAAGACACGGACAAGCCCGGCCTCGACCCGGAGACCGGGCGGCCGAAGAAGTTCGCCTACCCGCCGAACCTGCTGGTCGTCGACGGTGCGGGCCCGCAGGCCACGGCGGCCGCGGACGTGCTGGCCGAGCTCGGCATCACCGACATCGCCGTGGTGGGGCTGGCCAAGCGGCTCGAAGAGGTCTGGCTGCCCGCCGACCCCGATCCGGTGATCCTGCCCCGGACGTCGGAGGCGCTGTACCTGCTGCAGCGGCTGCGTGACGAGGCCCACCGCTTCGCCATCGCCTACCACCGCGAGAAGCGCTCCAAGCGCCTGGTGACGTCCGAATTGGACAGTGTGCCCGGGCTGGGGCAGGCTCGCCGCACCGCGCTGATCAAGCACTTCGGCTCGGTGAAGAAGCTCAAGCAGGCCAGGATCGAAGAGATCGAGGCGGTGCCCGGCTTCGGCAGGCGCACCGCGGAGGCCGTGGTCGCCGCGCTGGCCGGGGAGTCCGGCGCGAGCAACGGCACGGAAGCAGGGGAGTAG